Proteins encoded together in one Amblyomma americanum isolate KBUSLIRL-KWMA chromosome 1, ASM5285725v1, whole genome shotgun sequence window:
- the LOC144123367 gene encoding uncharacterized protein LOC144123367, whose translation MDGDVTKKRRKRYFYKDEPFVVPKTTLYRRQQEVRLRAQHCASSTSAANDGDVNGGGVVGDLLNLPSGEQPAAEQAAQPASPTLSAHDEQAGGTSYDDDEDLFQTDDFDRLGETPQDSSSMPGETENDDGEREFLASDFVELEAAVIPGSTTTKAAAIIMIMAFVVTHGLTWEALNDLLRLIDGLFGFKGDVLPRSKFVFRKLWSSRKERLVKRFFYCDTCGSVPVSVPGMSSMRCPDCEVSTELCVLKARGHFFIILDLKEQMKCLLAKSKAALFERLVNLKAVIQQGGAALLQDITSGSMAEELRKSGKIGWMDLTITINTDGSPVFKSSSSSVWPIQFLINELPPCDRLKNCLIGGLWFGQHPYMRTFLTKFVEEINQFGKITWKAGHTLLSSGLHVLCCCVDAPARASVINMVQFNGLFGCPWCYNCAEFHEGAQRYMSVTVGEERTPGEMSKDMEFAEKIKDAVNGLKGQSPLNHLKHFNIVFGHTVEYMHCVLIGVTKCLTDQWFDSANSQQPFYIGRPVTMAKVDRRLLAIKPPHSFTRLPRSLKDKCHWKASEWRHWLLFYALPCCLGILPQRYLNHFALLVEAIFTLLLEELTLQQINHAGRLLEDFVSRMPALYGARLMTFNVHQLLHLAKAAKNFGPLWAHSAFVFETGNGRVLRAITSANGAPDQVIERMIMLQQVDLAMALCTVQEQARNFICTMLGHPLTLNATRVGNSYMFGACDPFPVLSTEEKNSLMLSFGYVPSLEEHFRFSFRSTVLHSTRYERAKKSNSTAICTTENDFFVINRIFQVTENETRECILLCTKVVCMESQHKLPPHIMECFRSLSGVITVLKLKDIHAPCVLIEFAEEEGLYICKLPNFIERD comes from the exons ATGGATGGGGACGTGACCAAGAAACGACGGAAGCGTTATTTCTACAAAGACGAACCGTTTGTTGTCCCGAAGACCACACTTTACAGGAGGCAGCAAGAAGTGCGGCTTCGCGCTCAGCATTGTGCCTCATCGACGTCTGCTGCCAACGACGGAGATGTCAACGGCGGAGGCGTTGTGGGCGATTTGCTGAACCTTCCAAGTGGCGAGCAACCAGCAGCAGAACAAGCGGCGCAGCCAGCCTCGCCTACTTTGAGTGCCCACGATGAGCAGGCAGGCGGCACCTCGTATGACGATGACGAAGATTTGTTCCAAACAGACGACTTTGACCGGCTTGGCGAAACACCCCAAGACAGCAGTTCTATGCCGGGAGAAACCGAAAACGACGACGGCGAACGCGAGTTTCTGGCATCGGACTTTGTCGAGCTTGAGGCAGCAGTAATTCCGGGCTCCACAACGACAAAGGCAGCCGCGATAATAATGATAATGGCGTTTGTCGTCACTCATGGACTCACTTGGGAGGCCCTGAATGATCTGCTGCGCCTCATAGATGGTCTGTTTGGCTTTAAAGGTGATGTACTTCCTCGGTCAAAGTTTGTGTTCCGAAAGCTTTGGTCGTCGCGCAAGGAAAGGCTGGTGAAGCGGTTTTTTTATTGTGACACCTGTGGCAGTGTGCCTGTGTCAGTGCCCGGAATGTCATCAATGAGGTGCCCGGACTGCGAGGTTAGCACGGAACTTTGTGTTCTAAAAGCTAGGGgacattttttcatcattttagatTTGAAAGAACAGATGAAATGTTTGCTTGCAAAATCAAAGGCTGCATTGTTTGAAAGACTTGTGAACTTAAAGGCAGTCATTCAGCAAGGAGGAGCCGCACTGTTGCAGGACATCACAAGTGGATCTATGGCCGAGGAGTTGAGGAAGAGCGGCAAAATTGGCTGGATGGATCTTACCATCACTATCAACACAGATGGAAGCCCCGTATtcaagtcatcgtcatcatctgtgTGGCCAATCCAGTTTTTGATTAACGAGCTGCCACCTTGCGACAGGCTAAAGAACTGCTTGATAGGTGGGCTGTGGTTCGGCCAGCACCCGTACATGAGAACCTTCTTAACCAAATTTGTTGAAGAGATCAATCAGTTTGGCAAGATCACTTGGAAGGCAGGTCATACATTGCTGTCATCAGGACTTCATGTACTGTGCTGCTGCGTGGATGCGCCAGCCCGAGCATCTGTGATCAACATGGTCCAGTTTAATGGTCTCTTCGGCTGCCCTTGGTGCTACAATTGTGCCGAGTTTCACGAAG GGGCCCAAAGGTACATGAGTGTTACAGTCGGTGAGGAGCGGACCCCAGGGGAGATGTCGAAAGACATGGAGTTTGCGGAGAAGATCAAAGATGCTGTGAATGGGCTTAAAGGGCAGTCACCACTGAATCACCTGAAACACTTTAACATTGTGTTTGGCCACACAGTGGAGTATATGCATTGTGTGCTCATTGGGGTCACGAAATGCCTTACTGACCAGTGGTTTGATTCAGCAAACTCTCAGCAACCGTTCTACATTG GGCGCCCCGTAACAATGGCCAAAGTGGACAGAAGGCTGCTGGCAATAAAGCCACCTCATTCATTCACCCGTCTGCCACGTTCGCTCAAGGACAAGTGCCACTGGAAAGCCAGCGAATGGCGGCATTGGTTGCTTTTTTATGCCCTGCCCTGCTGCTTGGGCATACTACCTCAGCGCTACCTGAACCACTTTGCATTGCTGGTTGAAGCCATATTCACCCTACTGCTGGAAGAGCTGACATTGCAGCAAATAAATCATGCAG GCCGCCTACTAGAGGACTTCGTTTCACGGATGCCAGCACTGTATGGAGCGCGGctgatgacattcaacgtccaccAGCTTCTCCACCTGGCGAAGGCTGCTAAGAACTTCGGGCCACTGTGGGCACATTCGGCATTTGTTTTTGAAACTGGGAATGGTAGGGTGCTTAGAGCAATAACATCAGCAAATGGGGCACCTGACCAGGTCATTGAAAGAATGATTATGCTGCAGCAAGTGGATTTGGCTATGGCACTTTGCACTGTTCAGGAGCAAGCCAGAAATTTCATATGCACAATGCTGGGGCACCCACTCACTCTGAATGCCACACGTGTGGGTAACTCTTATATGTTTGGAGCTTGTGATCCATTTCCCGTGCtttcaacagaagaaaaaaacagccttATGTTGAGCTTTGGATACGTTCCTTCTCTTGAGGAGCATTTTCGGTTTAGTTTCCGCTCCACTGTGCTGCACAGCACAAGGTATGAGAGGGCAAAGAAGAGCAACAGTACAGCTATTTGCACAACAGAGAATGATTTCTTTGTTATAAACCGCATTTTTCAGGTTACCGAAAATGAAACCAGAGAATGCATTTTGTTGTGCACTAAGGTTGTTTGCATGGAAAGCCAGCACAAGCTACCTCCGCACATCATGGAATGCTTTCGATCTCTTTCAGGTGTTATTACTGTATTGAAACTGAAAGATATCCATGCGCCATGTGTGTTGATTGAATTTGCGGAAGAAGAGGGGCTGTACATTTGCAAGCTGCCAAACTTCATTGAGCGTGATTAA